Proteins encoded together in one Lepisosteus oculatus isolate fLepOcu1 chromosome 2, fLepOcu1.hap2, whole genome shotgun sequence window:
- the cited2 gene encoding cbp/p300-interacting transactivator 2, producing MADRMMSMNHGRFSESANGIHPHHPTRRMAMGQFSNPLHHQQQQQPPPQQQQHGYNGLMGEHLHYGGGNVNSNHGVRHSMGPGNVTGVHPNSSLAPSARYSSQYVGPAVSTQGQLAASMQLQKLNTQYYTHHPHPSHHHYMSDLHSSNHQMNGTGQQFRDCNPKHSTSSMPPPAHHVPAAILPPNVIDTDFIDEEVLMSLVIEMGLDRIKELPELWLGQNEFDFMTDFVCKQQPSRVSC from the coding sequence ATGGCTGACCGCATGATGTCCATGAACCACGGAAGATTCAGCGAATCTGCAAACGGCATTCACCCTCACCATCCCACACGCAGGATGGCGATGGGACAGTTTTCTAACCCTCTTcaccatcagcagcagcagcagccgccgccgcagcagcagcagcatggGTACAACGGGTTAATGGGTGAACATTTGCACTACGGAGGGGGAAATGTGAACTCTAACCACGGCGTTAGACACTCTATGGGACCCGGAAATGTGACTGGTGTCCACCCTAACAGCAGCCTGGCCCCTTCTGCACGATACAGCTCGCAATATGTGGGACCCGCCGTGAGCACTCAAGGACAGCTAGCAGCAAGCATGCAATTGCAAAAGCTCAACACGCAGTATTACACCCATCACCCTCACCCCTCTCATCATCACTATATGTCAGACCTACATTCGTCAAACCACCAGATGAACGGGACAGGACAGCAATTCAGAGACTGCAACCCAAAACATAGCACCTCCAGTATGCCTCCCCCAGCGCACCATGTGCCTGCAGCAATACTGCCCCCCAATGTCATAGACACGGATTTTATTGATGAGGAGGTCTTGATGTCTTTAGTCATAGAAATGGGATTGGACCGAATAAAGGAACTGCCAGAGCTGTGGCTGGGACAAAATGAGTTTGATTTCATGACAGACTTTGTTTGCAAACAGCAACCAAGCAGAGTGAGCTGTTAG